The Gossypium raimondii isolate GPD5lz chromosome 2, ASM2569854v1, whole genome shotgun sequence genome segment TCAACTCAAAATGCGTATTAGTAGATCTTTCGGCCCATCCAATCCATATATATACACGACgaaaggataaaaaaaaaaagccttaaGTAATAGCAGCGAAGAAAAGAGAGATGGATTTCAGTGTTCTCAATGAAGCGTTGGCCTCTAAATCCTTCAATAAGATCGCTGATATATGCGATAATCTCATGCTTCAGgtaaattttctgtttttgggtttcaaaatcttaaatcGAATTTATAAACCAAAAGcgttgtttaaaaaaatttgatgattGAAACAGGTAGCAGCCGAGGGCGTTCCTTTTCGAGACGAATGGCCTTTCGCAATTCATCTTCTGGGTCACATCTACAtcgatgatatgtaaaaacccttttatctttcttttgtttgtttaattaatgaattttataattttggggTTTACATCTTTATGTGACTTTAGTTTCTtcaaaaaatgttaatttggagctctgggTTGCGTCAATTCGAGTTTTATAATTTTcgtgttattttgattttgggtatttttttgtttagattaaatCCATTTCGGGTTCGTGTTATTTTGGGTTCGAGTCGGTTGGTTTTCAAATATGATTTGATACTTGGATGGGTATGGTTTTCCGGTAATAGTGTAAAGGTTCTttgttgcttttatttaaatggGTCGAATCATTTCGAGTTTTACAACTTTTGTGTTATTCTGGTTTTGAGTTTGTTTCTCCTTTAGGTTAAGTCAGTTTCGaatttggatggttttgggtttgGGTTATTATGGTTTTCAAGATTGTATGAACTCAGTGTAGGATTTGATACTTGGATGGGGATGTTCTTTTTGCAGTAATAGTGCAAGGTTTCTTTGGaaatcaatacctcctgcaatcaAAGAGAGCCAACCGGAGGTGGTTGCGGCCTGGAAAATAGGTCAAAAGCTGTGGACAAGGGACTATGCCGGTGTCTACGAGGCTATTCGTGGTTTTGATTGGACTCAACAAACACAAGTTCTTGTTGCCGCTTTCTCAGGCAAAGCTTTCTCTATCATAGTCTTCAtagtaatttgattaattagaTAGATGATGAAATAAATATGTTTGTTTGAAAGGATGAACCTATATATGTTAATTCGGACTTTATGGCATGAAATAGGAGCAAAATCATGgaaaatatttaactttatatTATAGAATGTCTTGTTGTGTATTAAAGATTTAGGTAATGTAGCAGTTGATGTGATTATTTTCGGTTCTGTTTTGTAGAGCTTTACACTAAGAGGATGTTTGAACTGCTGCAATCTGCTTATTCGACAATAAGCATCCAAGATGCAGCTCAATTTCTTGGAATGAGTGAGGAAGATGCCTCGAATTGTAAGCATGCACATTTATGTTTATGCCGTGAagtttcttattattttactatttttagatGTATTGCATAAGCTTCTTTTATTCACCGTATGTCTTTGTGGTGTAATATAAACATGTGATATCCAAAGGGATGACTTATGATGTAGTTTAGTGCTAAGAATTCACCGTTGTGGCCTATTGATAGCTTGGCTCAAATTCGAGCATCCATACTACTTCCAAATTATccaaataatgaaagaaaaacagAGAAGATATTATATAACAAAGTCAGCATCTCTAGATTACCTTAGGTACAAgcttggttttgtttttttctttaaaagagaAAGTCAACGTCTCTAGGCTTCAAATTCTGCCTTTCAAGTGCTCCCCGTACAAGCATAATGTATGAAACTCGAGACTCTATTGCTACTAATACATTGTCTTAGTTCTTGGATTTTATGAGACAAGAATGGCTACGAAAAACTAAATTCCCATTGAAAAGCAATAAACTTATAGAGTTTAGGGGTTACTAATTACAACGTTATGGCTTATGTGTGTAAGTGGGTTATTGGTTTTATCTGCAAAAGAGGATAGTAGATTCTGCAATGTTTCTCTGAGCCTCTGATAGACTCTTTTGAGGGTTGTTTTAGCTTtcattagggtttagggatgcTTGTTACTTAAGGATTACAAGGTTTTCCAAGCCTTGAATAGACTATTTCGAGGTTCATTTTTAGCTGTTTCTTGGTTGTCACTTGCAGATGTACTCGGACAAGGTTGGACGGTCGATCCTACTTCTCGAATGATAACCGTGACGAAGCAGGCTATCGTGAAGGAGCAGAAGTTAGACCCGGGCAAATTGCAGCGACTAACTGAATACGTCTTCCACCTCGAACATTAAATCATGTCTGTAATTTCTGTGATTTTTTGACTGTCTtgttgaatttttcttttaagcaAAGTTAATGGTTCTAATCATTATGAGTATTTCAAGAGCTTGttcaaatttcattcatatttgatgttttatttttctaagtaAAAAGATCTCTctaatctttcaattttgatattagCAAATTGGTCAGTCTCAgagcaatttaatttctatttatttattttgaaagtgAGCCATTAATGATCATTAATTATTacgttaatatttttcataaattttacataaatttgattggtataataataaatttagcttttataATGTATACTTTCTATAAATATAGTTATGATTTAACTaatttagtttataatattttgcaagtatataaatgttgatgttaaatttgttaaattttatagaatcaagataaaataaaaagggtaattttgttattatactaattaaaattatgcatagttgaaatatattaaGTTGTGATTAGTTGTCCTTAATTATTCACTTGCAAAATtgataaagattaaattgctcaaaatattTGGAGGAACTACCTTACTCAGTTTCGAAATTCACAGGGACTAGAGAAGcttatttacctttttttttgaaCTGTTTCAATTAAGGGTGACAATGGAGTGGAAAAGGGGCgaatgtttttaaatctattAGCGATTCACAGTTGACATGTTTTGCTCTGCTCTAAATATATAACCTTTATGGATGTTGAATATATTCATCTCCACTTCATCTCTTCTTGTTATgctacaatttaatttttgttatttatttttaattttttaaatgcataactcttaaataatttaaccataaaacaaatggtttttttttctataatacattaatatatatttccttattaatatatatttttggccTGCCggttaatttttcttattaactCTATTAAAAATTAGGGGAGGATAAACTAATGAATTCTCAAGGAAGAATTTATAAGTGAGTGTTTTagagtgagtttggatgggcagtgcgtttacctgcggttagtgtaaaaacagcggtggcggtgagattagatactgtagcgatactgtagcatgagacaaaaagtaagctaaacgcaccgcacctaATCGCCCATACCCACCCTTAGTCTTTAGGTACAAATGTGAGATCTCTATACTTGGAGAGTGATAGAGTGTGATTCATTTGTATTTGTAGGTTGTAGATCATAAGTTAGGA includes the following:
- the LOC105789310 gene encoding COP9 signalosome complex subunit 8, with protein sequence MDFSVLNEALASKSFNKIADICDNLMLQVAAEGVPFRDEWPFAIHLLGHIYIDDINSARFLWKSIPPAIKESQPEVVAAWKIGQKLWTRDYAGVYEAIRGFDWTQQTQVLVAAFSELYTKRMFELLQSAYSTISIQDAAQFLGMSEEDASNYVLGQGWTVDPTSRMITVTKQAIVKEQKLDPGKLQRLTEYVFHLEH